One genomic region from Leptolyngbyaceae cyanobacterium JSC-12 encodes:
- a CDS encoding RIP metalloprotease RseP (IMG reference gene:2510094462~PFAM: Peptidase family M50~TIGRFAM: RIP metalloprotease RseP), with protein sequence MTLSGFLSALPAIAVLAILIMVHELGHFMAARLQGIYANKFSIGFGPVLWKYQGPETEYALRAFPLGGFVGFPDDDPEANNIDPNDPNLLRNRPILDRAIVISAGVIANLIFAYLVLVVQVGTVGVQQVSQPGVLIDGFFKVSEVSSQAAQAGIQPGDSLFINGNKDRGKFDVVYNPSTNSAELLATTSPVEFQIGQKDESGKLKPKTITLSPQIGANGTGQTGVGLTPTPALKAGLKPGDVVLSLNGHTFGQSIREIQTFQNTIRESANTPVQMKVQRGNQVLLLTIIPAANADNEGTIGVGLSPNGEFQRQRVGGLGAFSVAAEAFQNIVVDTIDGFGKLISRFSKVADQVAGPVAIVAVGAKIAQSDAASLFQFAALISINLAIINILPLPALDGGHLAFLLIEGVRGKPLPTKIQDGVMQTGLMLLLGLGIFLIIRDTANLIPQ encoded by the coding sequence ATGACACTTTCTGGGTTTCTTTCTGCGTTGCCCGCGATCGCAGTTCTCGCAATTTTGATCATGGTGCATGAACTTGGGCACTTCATGGCAGCCCGCTTACAGGGAATTTACGCCAACAAGTTTTCCATCGGGTTTGGTCCAGTGTTGTGGAAATATCAGGGACCGGAAACCGAATACGCCCTGCGAGCCTTTCCTCTAGGCGGGTTTGTGGGTTTTCCCGATGATGACCCAGAAGCCAATAATATTGACCCTAATGATCCCAATTTGCTGAGAAATCGTCCCATTTTGGATCGGGCGATCGTCATCAGTGCTGGAGTCATCGCTAACCTGATTTTTGCTTACCTAGTACTGGTTGTGCAGGTGGGAACCGTTGGCGTGCAACAGGTGAGCCAGCCTGGAGTTTTGATTGATGGATTCTTTAAAGTCAGCGAAGTCAGTTCCCAGGCAGCGCAGGCAGGTATTCAACCAGGGGACAGCCTGTTTATCAACGGCAACAAAGATCGTGGCAAGTTTGATGTGGTTTACAACCCTTCTACCAATTCTGCAGAATTGCTGGCAACCACTAGCCCGGTCGAGTTTCAAATTGGGCAAAAGGATGAAAGTGGCAAACTCAAGCCAAAAACTATTACTCTTAGTCCTCAAATTGGCGCAAACGGAACGGGGCAAACTGGAGTTGGTTTAACTCCCACCCCTGCCCTCAAAGCTGGGTTAAAGCCGGGAGATGTAGTGTTGTCACTGAATGGGCACACCTTCGGACAATCAATCCGAGAAATTCAAACCTTTCAAAATACGATTCGAGAGAGTGCTAATACTCCTGTCCAAATGAAGGTGCAGCGTGGCAATCAGGTACTACTGCTGACGATTATCCCTGCTGCCAATGCTGATAACGAAGGCACGATTGGCGTCGGGCTATCTCCTAACGGAGAGTTTCAGCGTCAGCGAGTCGGTGGCTTAGGGGCGTTTAGTGTGGCGGCAGAAGCGTTCCAGAACATCGTAGTAGATACAATTGATGGGTTTGGTAAGTTGATCAGCCGATTCAGCAAAGTGGCCGATCAGGTGGCAGGACCAGTGGCGATCGTGGCAGTGGGAGCAAAAATCGCTCAATCCGATGCAGCCAGCTTATTTCAATTTGCAGCATTGATCAGCATCAATTTGGCAATCATCAACATTCTGCCCTTGCCTGCGTTGGATGGCGGACATCTCGCTTTCCTGTTAATCGAAGGGGTGCGAGGCAAACCGCTTCCGACCAAAATTCAAGATGGTGTGATGCAAACTGGTTTGATGCTACTCTTGGGCTTGGGAATTTTCTTAATTATTCGCGACACTGCTAACCTGATTCCACAGTGA